The Marinitoga litoralis genome contains a region encoding:
- a CDS encoding ArsR/SmtB family transcription factor: MDECVLVADIFKALANPTRLRILKILCSKNRNVIEIAEELGLTQSSVSQHLKILENAGVIKKNKDGNIVNCEIKHDAITKLLEDAKNIIHIELNEASKMINNS; encoded by the coding sequence ATGGACGAATGTGTATTAGTTGCAGATATATTTAAAGCATTGGCAAATCCTACAAGATTAAGAATATTAAAAATATTATGTAGTAAAAATCGAAATGTAATTGAAATAGCAGAAGAATTAGGATTAACACAATCAAGTGTTTCTCAGCATTTAAAAATACTTGAAAATGCAGGAGTTATTAAAAAAAACAAAGATGGAAATATCGTTAATTGCGAAATAAAACATGATGCTATAACAAAACTTTTAGAAGATGCAAAAAACATTATTCATATAGAATTAAATGAAGCAAGCAAAATGATAAATAATTCATAA
- a CDS encoding NAD(P)/FAD-dependent oxidoreductase: MKIAVIGFGAAAVGFLKEVDPSNDVVVFEMNKDIFSSSISGIRADGKLFVSSEMGGDLEEILYDKKLQKDIVDYYSKLSETEPEIGSRENIEELEKQFFINGFKLVESEFFHIGTDKLKIFLKNAHSEFSQKGIKFKFNSFVKDIEVSNNIKIIYLDRENREEHEEYFDKVYIAVGRSGFKLIDTLSKKYPDIILSNTKVDLGVRFELPDIVVKELNDALYEFKVKFKSSNGQLVRTFCNNPSGYVVTEKYSDFITVNGHAIHDQKSTNTNFAILVTHSFTKPFNDPNGYGSYIAKLSNILAGGDKVILQTYGDFKKGKRTKKLWKVFPTLNQNEYVLGDLNLVFPSKTSQSLVEFIDNLNKIIPGIADEENLLYGVEVKFYGKKLDNNLFENLKFIGDCSGHTRSIVHATAHGILEARKLKN, encoded by the coding sequence GTGAAAATTGCAGTAATAGGATTTGGAGCTGCAGCAGTAGGTTTTTTAAAAGAGGTTGATCCTTCAAATGATGTAGTTGTTTTTGAAATGAATAAAGATATTTTTTCATCTTCTATTAGCGGTATTAGAGCTGATGGAAAATTATTTGTTTCTTCGGAAATGGGAGGAGATTTAGAAGAAATATTATATGACAAAAAACTACAAAAAGATATAGTAGATTATTATTCAAAATTATCTGAGACAGAACCAGAAATAGGTTCTAGAGAAAACATAGAAGAGCTCGAAAAACAATTTTTTATTAATGGATTTAAATTAGTTGAATCTGAATTCTTTCATATTGGTACTGACAAACTCAAAATATTTTTAAAAAACGCTCATAGTGAATTTTCCCAAAAAGGTATTAAATTTAAATTCAATTCATTTGTTAAGGATATTGAAGTTAGTAATAATATAAAAATTATTTATTTAGATAGAGAAAACAGAGAAGAACATGAAGAATATTTTGATAAAGTTTATATTGCAGTAGGAAGAAGTGGATTTAAATTAATAGATACATTAAGTAAGAAATATCCAGATATTATATTATCCAATACAAAAGTAGATTTAGGAGTAAGATTTGAATTACCTGATATAGTTGTAAAGGAATTAAATGACGCATTATATGAATTTAAAGTTAAATTCAAATCTTCTAATGGTCAATTAGTTAGAACATTTTGTAATAATCCATCTGGATATGTCGTTACAGAAAAATACTCAGATTTCATTACGGTAAATGGACATGCTATACATGATCAAAAATCAACAAATACTAATTTTGCTATTTTAGTAACCCATTCATTTACAAAACCATTTAATGATCCAAATGGTTATGGATCATATATTGCAAAGTTATCTAATATTTTGGCAGGTGGAGATAAGGTTATATTACAAACATATGGGGATTTTAAAAAAGGAAAAAGAACTAAAAAATTATGGAAAGTTTTCCCTACTCTAAACCAAAATGAATATGTTTTAGGTGATCTAAATTTAGTATTTCCAAGCAAAACCTCTCAATCTTTAGTAGAATTTATAGATAATTTAAATAAAATTATACCTGGAATAGCTGATGAAGAAAACTTGTTATATGGTGTAGAAGTTAAATTCTATGGAAAAAAATTAGATAATAATTTATTTGAAAATTTAAAGTTTATTGGGGATTGTTCAGGTCATACAAGAAGTATAGTTCACGCTACAGCTCATGGGATATTAGAAGCAAGAAAATTAAAAAATTAA
- a CDS encoding HTH domain-containing protein — protein MDAVELVVKVLSESKEPLKSGEIAEKAGIDKKLVDKAIKELKKEEKIESPKRCYYTLKK, from the coding sequence ATGGATGCAGTGGAATTAGTTGTTAAAGTTTTATCTGAATCAAAAGAACCATTAAAATCTGGAGAAATCGCTGAAAAAGCTGGAATTGACAAAAAATTAGTAGATAAAGCAATAAAAGAATTAAAAAAAGAGGAGAAAATTGAATCTCCAAAAAGATGTTACTACACTTTAAAGAAATAA